From one Pagrus major chromosome 21, Pma_NU_1.0 genomic stretch:
- the LOC141017340 gene encoding uncharacterized protein, with amino-acid sequence MQSSVLSDLSVSPVPLPATPVSRPDTPGSPASSVSSDSTIILPSTKNRKRGLRDLDRDEARQKVEAALRSNPKGEEIFKEYNKMKMLSDSTRRQMVNILIADMTESYGRIPPTSVRTTYALGIVTLFPYLQDPYSKNGYEHYYDPEANTGYLAWRLKTVQRNSFDGSNRLSRPDLQDSPTTYRESLLTGQQLFAEECSEALSVIRYSTDHSVVKEKMRATFDHRQKLVHDHDATSSVLDVFPRFLDVPGLIDQDFSMMFGDEVSGKFLAKWPSFFKQKVIKECQSLPPNQYVEELLAALDPEAENDFGWDSHISALLLLLHLLPPTSRGHKRTAKISSAQAAHHLEGASLTTFLEKVDTRQPFLLCIGEQKKKTQRFFIIVDQKPIPSNAQTTVAAFDELFKAHYVFSLSYDEALTSFYTFIQTTVYNIDVGKAKETPRVKELRARLLREC; translated from the exons ATGCAATCCTCAGTTCTGTCAGACCTATCAGTGTCACCGGTACCATTGCCAGCAACACCTGTGTCAAGACCAGACACACCAGGATCACCagcttcttctgtctcttcagatTCGACTATCATTCTGCCATCTACTAAGAACAGGAAAAGGGGCCTGCGTGACCTGGACCGTGATGAAGCAAGACAG AAGGTTGAAGCGGCCCTGAGATCAAATCCAAAGGGAGAAGAAATCTTCAAAGaatataacaaaatgaaaatgctgtcGGATTCAACCCGTAGACAGATGGTCAACATTTTGATCGCAGATATGACTGAATCATATGG gagAATTCCACCCACGAGTGTGCGGACCACCTATGCACTTGGAATTGTGACCCTCTTTCCATATCTGCAAGATCCGTACTCAAAAAATGGATAT GAACATTACTATGATCCAGAGGCCAACACTGGCTACCTTGCTTGGAGACTCAAAACAGTCCAACGCAACAGCTTCGATGGATCAAACAGGCTTTCCAGGCCTGATTTGCAGGACAGTCCAACAACCTATCGAGAATCACTGTTAACTGGTCAACAGCTCTTTGCTGAAGAGTGTAGCGAGGCTCTCTCTGTCATCAGATACTCTACAGATCATTCTGTGGTTAAAGAAAAGATGAGGGCCACCTTTGATCATAGACAGAAGCTTGTTCATGACCATGATGCAACATCTTCAGTCTTGGATGTTTTCCCTCGTTTCCTTGATGTCCCTGGATTG ATCGACCAAGATTTTTCCATGATGTTTGGAGATGAAGTATCTGGGAAATTCCTAGCAAAGTGGccttcatttttcaagcaaaaagtCATCAAAGAATGCCAGAGTCTTCCCCCAAATCAGTATGTTGAGGAACTTCTTGCAGCCTTGGACCCTGAAGCAGAGAATGACTTCG GCTGGGATAGTCATATttcagctctcctcctgttgttGCATCTCCTGCCCCCTACATCAAGAGGCCATAAAAGAACAGCCAAGATCAGCTCAGCACAGGCAGCCCACCATCTT GAGGGTGCAAGCCTCACCACATTCCTGGAGAAAGTGGATACAAGACAGcctttcctcctctgcatcggtgagcaaaagaagaaaacacagaggtTCTTCATTATTGTGGACCAGAAACCGATCCCAAGCAATGCTCAGACAACGGTAGCTGCTTTTGATGAGCTATTCAAAGCTCACTACGTCTTCAGCCTCTCTTACGATGAAGCGCTCACCAGCTTCTACACCTTCATTCAGACCACGGTGTACAATATTGATGTTGGAAAAGCAAAGGAAACCCCGCGAGTCAAGGAGCTGAGAGCACGACTATTGCGTGAGTGTTGA